One genomic window of Streptococcus mitis includes the following:
- a CDS encoding S1C family serine protease, with the protein MKHLKTFYKKWFQLLVVIVISFISGALGSFSITQLTQKSGENNSNNNSTITQTAYKNENSTTQAVNKVKDAVVSVITYSANRQNSVFGNDDTDTDSQQISSEGSGVIYKKNDKEAYIVTNNHVINGASKVDIRLSDGTKVPGEIVGADTFSDIAVVKISSEKVTTVAEFGDSSKLTVGETAIAIGSPLGSEYANTVTQGIVSSLNRNVSLKSEDGQAISTKAIQTDTAINPGNSGGPLINIQGQVIGITSSKIATNGGTSVEGLGFAIPANDAINIIEQLEKNGKVTRPALGIQMVNLSNINTSDIRRLNIPSNVTSGVVVRSVQSNMPANGHLEKYDVITKVDDKEIASSTDLQSALYNHSIGDTIKITYYRNGKEETTSIKLDKSSGDLES; encoded by the coding sequence ATGAAACATCTAAAAACATTTTACAAAAAATGGTTTCAATTATTAGTCGTTATCGTCATTAGCTTTATTAGTGGAGCCTTGGGTAGTTTTTCAATAACTCAACTCACTCAAAAAAGTGGGGAAAACAACTCTAACAACAATAGCACTATCACACAGACTGCTTATAAGAACGAAAATTCAACAACACAGGCTGTTAACAAAGTAAAAGATGCTGTTGTTTCTGTTATTACTTATTCAGCTAACAGACAAAATAGCGTATTTGGTAATGATGATACTGACACAGATTCTCAGCAAATCTCTAGTGAAGGATCTGGGGTTATTTATAAAAAGAATGACAAAGAAGCTTATATTGTCACCAACAATCACGTTATAAATGGTGCCAGCAAAGTAGATATTCGTTTGTCAGATGGAACTAAAGTACCTGGAGAAATCGTCGGAGCTGACACTTTCTCTGATATTGCTGTTGTCAAAATCTCTTCAGAAAAGGTGACAACAGTAGCTGAATTTGGTGATTCTAGCAAGTTAACCGTAGGAGAAACTGCTATTGCTATTGGTAGCCCATTAGGTTCTGAATATGCTAATACTGTCACTCAAGGTATCGTATCGAGTCTCAATCGAAATGTGTCTTTAAAATCTGAAGATGGACAAGCCATTTCTACAAAAGCCATCCAAACTGATACTGCTATTAACCCAGGTAACTCTGGTGGCCCACTAATCAATATTCAAGGACAGGTTATCGGAATTACCTCAAGTAAAATTGCCACAAATGGTGGAACATCTGTAGAAGGCCTTGGTTTCGCAATTCCTGCAAATGATGCTATCAATATTATTGAACAGTTAGAAAAGAACGGAAAAGTGACTCGTCCAGCTTTGGGAATCCAAATGGTCAATCTCTCAAATATTAATACAAGTGATATTAGAAGACTGAATATTCCAAGCAATGTAACATCTGGTGTAGTTGTTCGTTCTGTACAAAGCAATATGCCTGCAAATGGTCACCTTGAAAAATACGATGTTATTACAAAAGTAGATGACAAAGAGATTGCTTCATCAACAGACTTACAAAGTGCTCTTTACAATCATTCTATCGGAGACACCATTAAGATAACTTACTATCGTAACGGTAAAGAAGAAACTACATCTATTAAACTTGACAAGAGTTCAGGTGATTTAGAATCTTAA
- the rlmH gene encoding 23S rRNA (pseudouridine(1915)-N(3))-methyltransferase RlmH, whose product MKIKVVTVGKLKEKYLKDGIAEYSKRISRFAKLEMIELADEKTPDRASELENQKILEIEGQRILSKVGDRDFVIALAIEGKTFSSEEFSKQLEEASIKGFSTLTFIIGGSLGLSQGVKKRANLSVSFGRLTLPHQLMRLVLVEQIYRAFTIQQGSPYHK is encoded by the coding sequence ATGAAAATTAAAGTTGTAACAGTTGGGAAACTGAAAGAAAAGTATTTAAAAGATGGTATCGCAGAGTATTCAAAACGAATTTCTCGATTTGCTAAGCTTGAAATGATTGAGCTAGCAGATGAAAAAACACCAGATAGGGCCAGTGAGTTAGAAAATCAAAAGATTTTAGAAATAGAAGGTCAGAGAATTTTATCAAAAGTTGGTGACCGTGATTTTGTTATTGCGTTAGCTATTGAAGGGAAAACTTTCTCTTCAGAAGAATTTAGTAAGCAGTTAGAAGAAGCTTCTATAAAAGGATTTTCTACTCTTACCTTTATTATTGGAGGGAGTCTGGGGTTATCACAGGGTGTAAAAAAGAGAGCCAATCTTTCTGTTAGTTTTGGCCGCTTAACCTTGCCCCATCAGTTAATGAGACTAGTACTTGTTGAACAAATCTATCGGGCTTTTACGATTCAGCAGGGATCACCCTATCATAAATAG
- the comC gene encoding competence-stimulating peptide ComC, translating to MKNTVKLEQFVALKEKDLQEIRGGDSRISKYLRDFIFPRKK from the coding sequence ATGAAAAACACAGTTAAATTGGAACAGTTTGTAGCCTTGAAGGAAAAAGACTTGCAGGAGATTCGAGGTGGGGATAGTAGGATATCAAAATATCTCCGTGATTTTATTTTCCCAAGAAAAAAGTAA
- the comD gene encoding competence system sensor histidine kinase ComD produces the protein MNLFGFGIVIVYFFIVSKSYERICKITKKEHIVFLCYTGISVFILEEVASMVYRGGFSLVKFLFPLVIYFYLRKFKIYETYKGIFISILLSLLYNGTHTFISVTLSSIIGDYLVSQHEEIFYFIVLLLTYFSIKKIITYFHLELAYFDKDYLYPFLKKVFFALLLLHTASFVSDMVSTVKHLNSFGSILSSIVFISLLLTFFAMNSHKEQMEKEIALKQKKFEQKHLQNYTDEIVGLYNEIRGFRHDYAGMLVSMQMAIDSGDLQEIDRVYNEVLVKANHKLRSDKYTYFDLNNIEDSALRSLVAQSIVYARNNGVEFTLEVKDTITKLPIELLDLVRIMSVLLNNAVEGSADSYKKQMEVAVIKMETETVIVIQNSCKMTMTPSGDLFALGFSTKGRNRGVGLNNVKELLDKYNNIILETEMEGSTFRQIIRFKREFE, from the coding sequence ATGAATTTATTTGGATTTGGGATAGTTATTGTTTATTTTTTTATCGTTAGCAAAAGTTATGAACGGATTTGTAAAATAACTAAAAAAGAGCATATAGTTTTTTTATGCTACACAGGTATATCAGTTTTTATACTTGAAGAAGTTGCTAGTATGGTATATAGAGGTGGTTTTAGTTTAGTTAAATTTTTATTTCCATTAGTTATATATTTTTATTTAAGAAAATTTAAGATATATGAAACATACAAGGGAATTTTTATTAGTATACTATTATCTTTGTTATATAATGGTACCCATACTTTTATATCTGTAACGTTATCTTCAATTATAGGAGATTATTTAGTATCCCAGCATGAAGAAATTTTCTATTTTATAGTTCTATTACTAACTTATTTTTCAATCAAAAAAATTATTACTTATTTCCATTTGGAACTAGCCTATTTTGACAAGGACTACCTTTATCCCTTCTTGAAAAAAGTATTTTTTGCTTTACTACTGCTCCATACTGCATCTTTCGTTTCAGATATGGTAAGTACGGTTAAACATTTGAATAGTTTTGGAAGTATTTTGTCATCTATTGTTTTTATCTCTCTACTTTTGACCTTCTTTGCAATGAATTCGCATAAAGAACAAATGGAAAAAGAGATTGCTTTAAAGCAGAAGAAATTTGAACAGAAACATTTACAGAATTACACAGATGAAATTGTCGGTCTGTATAATGAAATCCGTGGTTTTCGACATGACTATGCTGGAATGCTTGTCAGCATGCAGATGGCAATTGACAGTGGTGATTTACAGGAAATTGACAGAGTTTACAATGAAGTTTTGGTCAAAGCCAATCATAAACTGCGTTCAGATAAGTATACTTACTTTGATTTGAACAACATAGAAGATTCAGCTTTACGAAGTTTGGTTGCTCAGTCCATTGTCTATGCTCGAAATAATGGTGTAGAGTTTACACTGGAAGTAAAAGATACGATTACCAAGCTCCCAATTGAACTATTGGATTTGGTTCGTATCATGAGCGTTTTATTGAACAATGCTGTTGAAGGTTCAGCTGATAGCTATAAAAAGCAGATGGAAGTAGCAGTTATTAAGATGGAAACTGAAACAGTTATTGTGATTCAGAATTCATGTAAAATGACGATGACTCCTTCAGGAGATCTATTTGCATTAGGATTCTCTACTAAGGGAAGAAATCGAGGAGTCGGATTAAATAATGTGAAAGAACTACTAGATAAGTACAACAATATTATTTTAGAAACAGAGATGGAAGGCAGTACATTTAGACAGATCATTAGATTTAAGAGGGAATTTGAATGA